Proteins from a single region of Thermodesulfobacteriota bacterium:
- a CDS encoding radical SAM protein, giving the protein MIGRIFRGRAPNHVSDPRWVISRSDYTPSYLVTYETDKHIFQEKVERALDVLRNCEACPRNCHINRLEDRTAVCRSGRYSYVASAFPHFGEEDCLRGWRGSGTIFFSFCNLKCVFCQNFDISWEGNGQVLTPEQLAGVMIHLQESGCHNINFVTPEHVVPQVIEAIPIAIGRGLNLPIVYNTSAYDSMHSLRLMEGIVDIYMPDFKFWDGEFSFLYMSARDYPIIARAAIREMHRQVGPLRFDKDGLALRGLLVRHLVMPNRVSHTRDICRFIANEISRDTYINIMDQYRPEGRVLRKPEKYHAINRRTTSSEYEEALTIAREEGLYRIDQRWMH; this is encoded by the coding sequence ATGATAGGCAGAATATTCAGGGGCAGAGCACCAAATCATGTTTCAGATCCGAGATGGGTGATTTCGCGCTCCGATTACACGCCTTCATACCTGGTTACCTACGAAACCGACAAACATATTTTTCAGGAGAAGGTGGAACGGGCTCTCGATGTGCTTCGAAACTGTGAGGCCTGTCCCCGTAACTGTCATATAAATAGACTTGAAGATCGAACCGCGGTGTGCAGGTCTGGCCGTTATTCATACGTAGCGAGCGCATTTCCACATTTTGGCGAAGAAGATTGTTTGAGGGGTTGGAGAGGATCTGGAACTATCTTCTTTTCCTTTTGCAATTTGAAATGTGTTTTCTGTCAGAACTTTGACATCTCTTGGGAGGGGAATGGACAGGTTCTTACGCCTGAACAGCTTGCGGGTGTTATGATTCATCTTCAGGAGTCGGGATGTCATAACATTAATTTCGTGACTCCTGAGCATGTTGTCCCGCAAGTAATCGAGGCAATACCCATAGCCATTGGTAGGGGTTTAAATTTGCCGATAGTTTATAACACCAGCGCCTATGACTCCATGCATTCGCTTCGGTTGATGGAGGGCATCGTGGATATTTATATGCCGGACTTTAAGTTCTGGGACGGAGAGTTTTCATTCCTTTACATGTCTGCTCGGGATTATCCTATAATTGCGCGAGCGGCAATAAGGGAAATGCACCGTCAGGTGGGTCCGTTAAGATTTGACAAAGATGGATTGGCATTAAGGGGGCTTCTGGTTCGTCATTTGGTCATGCCGAACCGTGTTTCTCATACACGAGATATTTGTAGATTCATTGCAAATGAAATATCGAGGGATACCTATATTAACATAATGGATCAATACAGGCCGGAGGGTAGGGTGCTAAGAAAACCTGAAAAATACCATGCGATAAACCGCAGAACTACCAGTTCGGAATATGAGGAAGCTCTGACTATTGCCCGTGAGGAGGGTCTTTACCGCATAGATCAAAGGTGGATGCATTAA
- the hslU gene encoding ATP-dependent protease ATPase subunit HslU codes for MTNKPFFTPREIVSELDKYIIGQQKAKRAVAIALRNRWRRQHVHPDLRDEIAPKNILMIGPTGVGKTEIARRLAKLAQAPFLKVEASKFTEVGYVGRDVESMIRDLTDIAIRDITEEEKHTVQSKAEDLAEERILDLLYPKSKTNEADEETQSDTREKLRKLLREGKLDDRYLDVEVTSRNFPMQVFTPSGVEEMDVNISDMLGNLFPKRTKKRKVKVPEAREILIHEEAQKLIDTDKVVKLAIERVEQAGIIFIDEIDKIAARETTGGPDVSREGVQRDLLPIIEGCTVNTKHGIVRTDHILFVGAGAFHVSKPSDLIPELQGRFPIRVELEPLTTEDFVSILTEPKNALIKQYTELLKTENIELEFKEDAIAEIAETAAYVNESTENIGARRLHTIMEKMLEEVSFNAPEMKNGKVVIDAKYIRDRISDIVKDRDLSRYIL; via the coding sequence ATGACCAATAAACCATTCTTTACGCCCAGAGAAATCGTCTCAGAATTAGATAAATATATAATAGGTCAACAAAAAGCGAAAAGAGCCGTAGCCATTGCGCTCAGGAACCGCTGGAGGCGCCAACACGTGCATCCTGATCTCAGAGACGAGATCGCGCCAAAAAACATATTAATGATTGGCCCAACTGGGGTAGGGAAGACAGAGATTGCAAGAAGGCTGGCGAAGCTCGCTCAAGCTCCGTTCCTTAAGGTTGAAGCATCGAAGTTTACGGAAGTCGGTTACGTAGGTAGAGACGTTGAATCCATGATACGTGACCTTACGGACATCGCAATCAGAGATATCACAGAGGAGGAAAAACACACCGTTCAGTCAAAAGCTGAGGATCTAGCGGAGGAAAGGATATTAGATCTCTTATATCCAAAGAGTAAGACTAATGAAGCTGATGAAGAAACGCAGAGTGATACTAGAGAGAAACTGAGAAAATTGCTAAGAGAGGGAAAACTCGATGATAGGTACCTAGACGTTGAAGTGACTTCAAGAAACTTCCCCATGCAAGTTTTTACGCCGTCTGGTGTCGAAGAGATGGACGTAAATATCTCCGATATGCTCGGTAACCTTTTTCCAAAACGCACAAAGAAAAGAAAGGTAAAAGTACCTGAAGCAAGGGAGATCCTGATTCATGAGGAAGCTCAGAAATTAATTGATACTGACAAGGTAGTAAAACTTGCTATTGAGAGGGTCGAACAAGCCGGAATCATTTTCATCGACGAGATTGACAAGATTGCCGCCAGGGAGACTACGGGGGGACCCGATGTTTCAAGGGAGGGTGTTCAAAGGGACTTACTTCCCATAATAGAAGGCTGCACGGTAAACACCAAGCATGGTATTGTTAGAACCGATCACATCCTTTTTGTTGGAGCAGGAGCCTTTCACGTATCAAAACCCTCTGACCTCATCCCAGAGTTACAGGGCAGATTCCCAATTCGAGTCGAACTAGAACCACTTACCACGGAAGACTTTGTAAGTATTCTTACAGAACCAAAGAATGCACTGATCAAGCAATACACCGAGCTGCTTAAAACGGAGAACATAGAACTCGAATTCAAAGAAGATGCCATCGCAGAAATTGCAGAAACCGCAGCATACGTGAATGAGTCTACAGAAAATATAGGTGCGAGAAGGCTGCACACGATCATGGAAAAGATGTTGGAAGAAGTCTCCTTTAATGCCCCTGAAATGAAAAATGGTAAGGTTGTTATCGATGCCAAATACATTAGAGACAGGATTTCTGATATTGTGAAGGACAGGGACCTCAGTCGTTATATCTTGTAA
- the hslV gene encoding ATP-dependent protease subunit HslV, with translation MHKFHGTTIICVSKNGKVAMGGDGQVTLGQTAIKHTAKKVRKIYNNKVIVGFAGATADAMTLFDKFEAKLEEYRGNLRRAAVELAKDWRTDRVLRRLEALLAIADKESMFLISGSGDILEPDENVIAIGSGGPFAQSASIALLKHSNLGAREIVEESLKIAANLCIYTNDKIIIEELPEHDQ, from the coding sequence ATGCATAAATTCCACGGAACTACAATTATTTGTGTAAGTAAAAATGGAAAGGTCGCTATGGGGGGAGATGGCCAGGTAACACTCGGTCAAACAGCAATAAAACATACCGCAAAGAAGGTGAGGAAGATATACAATAACAAAGTGATTGTTGGATTTGCCGGCGCGACGGCTGATGCAATGACTCTTTTTGACAAGTTCGAAGCGAAGCTCGAAGAATACAGAGGTAACCTCAGAAGAGCGGCAGTCGAACTCGCGAAGGATTGGCGAACCGACAGGGTATTGAGAAGACTGGAAGCATTATTAGCAATAGCTGACAAGGAAAGTATGTTCCTGATCTCTGGAAGCGGGGATATCTTGGAACCAGATGAGAATGTAATCGCTATTGGTTCTGGTGGTCCCTTTGCTCAATCAGCATCAATTGCGCTTTTAAAACATTCGAATTTAGGGGCACGCGAAATTGTGGAAGAGTCACTCAAAATCGCTGCAAACCTATGCATTTACACAAATGACAAGATTATCATAGAGGAATTACCCGAACATGACCAATAA
- a CDS encoding SGNH/GDSL hydrolase family protein, producing the protein MQHIILLGDSTLDNAAYVPFNLDVINLLRNRLPDGWKATLLARDGSMINDIIYQLKQLPEDASFLVLSVGGNDALSHADILNERANSVSEVLLKLADIQDAFRNNYRMMLKNALSYKLPILICTIYYPRFPDPRVQKLSKLALSIFNDCITSEAFGSCSRLIDLRMIFNEDKDYATPIEPSEKGGEKITEAILEAVNKHDLNKNK; encoded by the coding sequence ATGCAACATATTATTTTGCTAGGAGATTCCACATTAGACAATGCCGCATACGTGCCATTCAATTTGGACGTTATAAACCTCTTGAGGAATAGACTTCCAGATGGCTGGAAAGCGACTCTTCTAGCAAGAGATGGCAGCATGATAAATGACATAATATATCAGCTGAAGCAACTTCCGGAAGACGCAAGCTTTCTGGTTTTAAGTGTGGGAGGAAATGACGCCCTGAGCCACGCAGACATTCTTAATGAGAGAGCGAACTCAGTTTCTGAGGTTTTACTTAAGCTGGCAGATATACAAGATGCATTCCGTAATAATTACCGAATGATGCTTAAAAATGCCCTTAGCTACAAACTGCCCATTCTAATTTGCACAATATACTACCCCAGATTCCCTGATCCCAGAGTACAAAAATTGTCAAAACTGGCCTTATCAATCTTTAATGACTGTATCACAAGTGAAGCATTCGGGTCATGCTCAAGGTTGATCGATCTTAGAATGATTTTTAATGAGGACAAAGATTATGCCACACCGATCGAACCGTCGGAAAAAGGAGGAGAGAAAATCACTGAGGCAATTTTAGAAGCAGTTAACAAACATGATTTAAATAAAAATAAATAG
- a CDS encoding class I SAM-dependent methyltransferase, giving the protein MHSLSDAELFQNQFLKFLYEKLVINKEIRHVKKLITNPRPSLLDIGCGTGWTTSIWQKSGFSVTGLEPSENRSLFGQNIYGINIVRSCFEDYQPGEQFDVIILRHILEHISDPCTFLTRIKSFLKKDGVLVIVIPNIDSIGRYLFNENWEWVLPWHLHFYKPKTLSRLIQKVCYKILRFYQMPSPLWYPASLSRFFGRETRLARFLSQKPTLANLALFTPIILAGILLDLNDHMTLIVANHDSTK; this is encoded by the coding sequence ATGCACAGCTTATCTGACGCAGAGTTATTTCAGAATCAGTTTTTAAAGTTTTTGTACGAAAAACTGGTAATCAATAAGGAAATACGGCATGTCAAAAAACTCATTACCAATCCTCGACCATCACTTCTAGATATTGGCTGCGGAACCGGATGGACCACCTCTATCTGGCAAAAGAGCGGATTCTCCGTAACTGGTCTCGAACCTTCCGAAAACCGTAGTCTCTTTGGACAGAATATCTACGGTATCAATATAGTCCGAAGTTGTTTCGAGGACTACCAGCCTGGAGAACAATTTGACGTCATAATCCTTCGTCATATTCTAGAACATATATCAGATCCATGTACTTTTTTAACAAGAATCAAATCCTTTCTGAAAAAAGATGGCGTATTGGTTATTGTCATACCAAATATAGATTCGATTGGACGCTATCTTTTCAACGAAAATTGGGAATGGGTTTTACCCTGGCATCTCCATTTCTACAAACCAAAGACTCTGTCAAGACTCATTCAAAAGGTCTGTTATAAGATACTTAGATTTTATCAAATGCCATCTCCGCTGTGGTATCCTGCAAGTCTAAGTCGCTTTTTTGGCCGAGAAACTCGATTAGCGAGATTTCTAAGCCAAAAACCTACGCTGGCTAACCTTGCTCTCTTTACGCCAATTATCCTGGCAGGCATTTTACTCGACCTGAATGATCATATGACGCTGATAGTGGCTAATCATGATTCTACAAAATAG
- the xerA gene encoding site-specific tyrosine recombinase/integron integrase, whose protein sequence is MIDDIKKYKSYLVAERNYSEHTVRAYMTDLTQFMNFLKKNRLPADTKNIDITKIEEIDIREFIGRLYNKNSKASISRKLTSIRNFLEFLIRQGKIASNPAKLVPIPKGERRTPAFLTVDEVFVLVEKPDDNEVLGVRDRAILELLYSSGLRVSELNGIKTGDTDLTSSFVKVLGKGGVERIVPIGSKAINAIKYFLEKRNELTPKVDYLFINSRGGRLSVRSIARIVKKYANLSGIPKNISPHVLRHTFATHLLGSGADLRAIQEMLGHKSLSTTQRYTHASIEKIMEVYDKTHPRA, encoded by the coding sequence ATGATCGATGATATTAAAAAGTATAAGAGCTATCTAGTCGCCGAAAGAAATTATTCTGAACATACGGTTAGGGCCTACATGACCGACCTGACACAGTTCATGAATTTTTTGAAAAAAAATAGATTGCCCGCCGACACAAAAAACATAGACATAACAAAAATAGAAGAGATTGACATAAGAGAGTTTATAGGAAGGCTTTACAATAAGAATTCCAAAGCCTCAATCTCAAGGAAGCTGACTTCAATCAGAAACTTTCTAGAATTTTTGATAAGACAGGGTAAGATAGCAAGTAATCCAGCTAAGCTTGTCCCGATCCCAAAGGGGGAAAGACGAACCCCCGCATTCCTGACTGTAGATGAAGTCTTTGTACTTGTAGAAAAACCAGATGACAATGAAGTCTTAGGGGTCAGGGACCGAGCGATACTCGAGCTGCTTTATTCAAGTGGATTGAGGGTAAGTGAACTTAATGGGATCAAAACCGGAGATACCGATCTTACATCTTCATTCGTCAAGGTTCTTGGCAAGGGTGGTGTAGAGCGTATTGTGCCCATAGGTTCTAAGGCAATAAATGCCATTAAATATTTCTTAGAAAAGAGGAACGAACTTACTCCAAAGGTTGATTATCTTTTTATAAACTCACGGGGTGGTAGGTTATCCGTAAGAAGCATAGCAAGGATAGTGAAAAAGTACGCTAATTTGTCAGGGATTCCAAAGAACATCAGTCCGCATGTCTTGAGACATACTTTTGCAACCCATCTTCTTGGAAGCGGTGCAGACCTCCGCGCTATACAAGAGATGCTGGGCCACAAAAGCCTGTCAACAACTCAACGATATACCCATGCCTCGATTGAGAAGATTATGGAAGTTTACGATAAAACTCATCCACGAGCCTAG
- the argB gene encoding acetylglutamate kinase has protein sequence MKHLIEKAQTLVEALPYIKDFHGKTIVIKYGGSVGDEELHNFARDIVLMRYVGMNPVVVHGGGPQIGNLLERLGKESRFVAGLRVTDSETMEVVEMVLVGKINQKIVAAIQTLGGNAIGISGKEGKIILARKIDVSKLELENNIKIPKNEDLGMVGEVEKINPNLIKVLENAGYIPVIAPIGFDEDGGTYNINADHVAGKIAGALNAVKLVILTNVPGILDNDNNLVSTLTESSARDLIRTGAISSGMIPKVMCAIESLHEGVDKVHIIDGRVERALILEIFTDAGIGTEIRL, from the coding sequence ATGAAACACTTAATTGAGAAAGCACAGACACTGGTTGAGGCTCTTCCATATATAAAGGATTTTCACGGAAAGACTATTGTAATTAAGTACGGTGGTAGTGTTGGAGATGAAGAGCTTCATAATTTCGCGAGGGATATAGTATTGATGAGATATGTCGGCATGAACCCCGTTGTTGTGCATGGTGGTGGCCCCCAGATTGGAAACCTGCTCGAACGGCTCGGTAAAGAATCGAGGTTTGTTGCCGGACTAAGGGTCACGGATTCGGAGACGATGGAAGTGGTTGAAATGGTTCTGGTTGGGAAAATAAACCAAAAAATAGTTGCAGCGATTCAAACTCTTGGAGGAAACGCTATTGGTATTTCGGGTAAGGAAGGAAAAATAATTCTTGCTAGAAAAATCGATGTTTCAAAACTTGAACTAGAAAACAATATAAAAATACCCAAGAATGAAGATCTTGGTATGGTGGGAGAAGTAGAAAAAATAAATCCGAATCTGATAAAGGTCTTAGAGAACGCTGGTTATATCCCAGTCATAGCCCCAATTGGGTTTGACGAGGATGGTGGAACCTATAACATAAATGCTGATCACGTTGCAGGCAAGATAGCCGGAGCGCTAAACGCAGTCAAGCTTGTAATCCTCACAAACGTTCCTGGAATACTAGATAATGACAACAATCTCGTCTCGACACTCACTGAATCTTCTGCCAGGGATTTGATAAGGACGGGGGCAATATCAAGCGGGATGATCCCCAAGGTTATGTGTGCGATAGAGTCGTTACACGAGGGTGTAGATAAAGTTCATATAATCGATGGAAGGGTTGAGAGGGCTCTTATCCTTGAAATATTTACCGACGCCGGTATAGGAACCGAGATACGGCTGTGA
- a CDS encoding LysM peptidoglycan-binding domain-containing protein encodes MAIKRFLFLAVTLCFSSNVSAYNYIVKKGDTLNELSRRFNITVSELKKVNGLKRDKICVGNIILIPESVSELNPAIVNDSNNKEYTVIRGDTLLEIADKFTVSINDIKAANNLNKDKIQIGQILIIPSLDLTDHKVNEPQNEVKIPDGLHNHQPSAIRISEPLPPIQYIVKKGDTLNEIASNFGVTVNELMHSNGLSSTMLKTGAILKIPSTGTNGIITSITLEKPSIKYIVEDGVSIEELSKRFDVPIDSIKEANHITDNTVNAGDILIIPDSKYEKESVIQVGTITGKTRLQDLNIPNELNSQSLDEKVDNYKQKRNADNNFDLITNRIINAALMFLGVPYKFGGNSPSTGLDCSAYVKKVFGILNIDLPRTARDIYNVGRYVQKSQLATGDLVFFRTYARYPSHVGIYIGDNKFIHASSRSKMVTIDDLDFNYYKKRYIGARRIESTGLFYDELSKNQMVFELN; translated from the coding sequence ATGGCTATTAAACGATTTCTATTTCTTGCAGTAACATTATGCTTTTCCTCAAACGTCTCAGCCTATAATTACATAGTTAAAAAGGGCGATACCCTAAATGAATTATCAAGAAGATTCAACATCACAGTTAGCGAATTAAAAAAAGTTAATGGTTTAAAAAGAGACAAAATCTGTGTAGGAAATATTATCTTGATTCCGGAATCGGTAAGTGAATTAAATCCTGCAATAGTTAACGACTCCAACAATAAAGAATACACAGTTATTCGAGGTGATACTTTATTAGAGATAGCTGATAAATTTACGGTATCGATAAATGATATAAAAGCAGCAAACAACCTGAATAAGGATAAAATTCAAATTGGACAAATCCTAATTATCCCCTCCCTCGATTTGACCGATCATAAAGTCAATGAGCCTCAAAATGAGGTGAAAATACCCGACGGTCTGCACAACCATCAACCATCGGCCATACGAATCTCCGAGCCCCTACCTCCGATCCAGTATATTGTGAAAAAAGGAGATACATTAAACGAAATCGCAAGTAACTTCGGCGTAACCGTTAATGAGTTAATGCATTCGAATGGACTTTCGAGTACCATGCTGAAAACAGGGGCGATACTCAAAATACCTTCTACGGGAACCAATGGCATAATAACGAGCATCACACTTGAAAAACCCTCGATTAAGTACATAGTGGAAGACGGGGTTAGTATTGAAGAATTATCAAAGAGGTTTGATGTGCCTATCGATTCTATAAAAGAAGCAAATCACATTACCGATAATACGGTTAACGCAGGAGATATATTGATAATTCCTGATTCAAAATATGAAAAAGAATCGGTAATTCAAGTCGGAACAATTACCGGTAAAACCAGACTTCAAGATTTAAATATTCCAAATGAATTGAATAGTCAATCCCTCGATGAAAAGGTTGATAATTATAAACAAAAACGAAACGCCGATAATAATTTCGATCTAATAACAAATCGAATTATCAATGCTGCATTGATGTTTCTTGGAGTTCCGTATAAATTCGGCGGCAACTCTCCGTCTACGGGTTTAGACTGCTCGGCATATGTTAAAAAGGTATTTGGGATTCTAAATATCGACCTGCCTAGAACTGCACGAGATATATATAACGTTGGCAGATATGTACAAAAGAGCCAACTTGCAACCGGTGATCTTGTATTTTTTAGGACGTACGCAAGGTACCCCTCACATGTCGGCATATATATTGGAGACAACAAATTCATACACGCTTCATCTAGATCCAAAATGGTGACAATCGACGATCTAGACTTTAATTATTATAAGAAAAGATACATAGGCGCAAGAAGAATAGAGTCTACTGGCTTATTTTATGATGAACTGTCCAAGAATCAAATGGTATTTGAGTTAAATTAA